The Mucilaginibacter terrae region TTTTGGATATTGGGTTTCATAGCGGCTAAAGTAGCAAGTTTTTAATTGTATATTAGAATTACAAAGTGCTACATATGTTCAATAGTTCAACTTTAACCAATATCATTCGCGAAGCGTTAAGCATTTTGCCGAACATTGATGAAAAGCGCATGTTTGGTGGCACTTGCTTTATGGTTGATGATAAAATGTGCATTTGTGTTAGCAAACACCACCTGCTGTGCCGCATTGGAGAAGAGCGGGCGGTGGTGGAACTGGAAAACGATACCTGCAGGCAAATGATACACGGTGGGCGCTTAATGAAAGATTATGTTTATGTGGATTTTGAAAATCTTCGTGATTTAAAACATCTAAACCGGTGGATTGACCTGTGCCTTGATTATAATCCACAAGCTAAGGCTTCGAAAAAACAATCTTCAATCTAACTTATAGCCAAACTGATTCTCTCTCCAAAAGCTGTATAAAAACTCCTTTTTGTTTTAAGCAAACCTCTATTTATACATAACCTTTTGTGGGGAATTTGCGTAGAAATGGGCATACAATCTACACAAATGCATAGCCCATGGGGAATTATCGCCACAAATCAATCACTTTATATTACCCAAAATTGCGTTTTCAGCAATAAACTAAAGTTGGAACACCCTTTGCCTATGGGTTACCGTACGAATTAGAAATTACACAATAATTTAATATGAAACACCTTTTTACATGTGCCTTATTAGCCGGAGTGGTTAGCTTCTCTGCCTGTAAGAAAGACGCATCTCAACCGGAAGAAACTACTACCACCCCGGTTGCCGGAACCAAGATTGCGCCTGACGGTTTTAATTTTTCAACCACTAAAAACGTTACTTTAAACATAACTTTACGCGCTGCTAATAATGACGCGCTATCTGGGGTTGTTGTAAGTGCATACCTGCCAGGCAGCACCGAATCAATTTTTAAAGGTGTTACCAATAAAGATGGCATATTGCAAGGCGTGGTAACCATCCCAACCTCGGTTAGCAAATTAGTTATAGATCCTGCTTATGTTGGTTTAATGCGTAACGCACAGGCGTTAGTATCAACCAGCAATACGGTTACTGCTTTAATTGGTGGTAAAGACGGTTTCGGTGGCGACATTCAGCCCCAGGAAATTGTAGTGAGCCCATCAACCGGTACTACTGCTTTAAAAGGTACTACTGCTACAGGCGGTCCGGTGTTTGCTTACCCAAGCCCTTACAGCGGTACCAGCACTGCAACTTTAAACACTACGCAATATCCACGTAGCTTAGGTCGCCCTGTTTACCTGGAAAGCACTCCTGATGCTATTGATGCGTCTTTGTTATCTTATATCAATGCTTCATTACCAGAAGGCAGCCAGTTACCAAATACTCACCCTGAGTACTTAACTAACAGCGCTGTTCCTAACTTAAAAATAACAGCTACTGCCGATGTTTGGATCACTTTCGTATCTGAAGGTGCCGGTTACATGAACAGCCTGGCTTACTACACTTACCCAACTAACAATCCTCCAACCACTGTTGACGATATTGACAACGCTACTTTGATTTTCCCTAACGCTTCTGCCAATGGTTCGGGCGGCGGTTTAAAATCTGGCGATAAAGTAAAAATCGGTCGCTTTAACGCTGGTACTACCATTGGTTTTGTATTATTACAAAATGCATGGACAGGCAGCGGTGTACAAACAACTGCTACCAAATTTTATTCAGACTACAGACTGAACCCTGAAACTAACACCAGTAAAAAGAAACACGTTGTTACTTTATTTGATAATGTTCACAAACTGTTCTTGATGGGCTTTGAGGATATTAACCGCGAGAACGGCTCTGACCAGGACTTTAACGACTTAGTGGTATACGCTACCTCGAATCCGGTAACTGCAATATCACAAGATGGTGTGCCTGATATTGACAAAGGTGGCGACGAAGATGGTGACGGTGTATTAGACGAGTTAGACGCTTTCCCTAATGACGCTTCTAAAGCTTACCTGAGCTATTACCCTTCACAAACCGGTTATGCAAGCATTGCATTTGAAGATAACTGGCCTAAAAAAGGCGACTTTGACCTTAACGACTTAGTTGTAAACTACCGCTACACTTTTGTAAGCAACGCCAGCAACCAGGTTGTTGAAATGACCGGCGAATATACTCCGTTAGCATCGGGCGCTTCGTTCAAAAACGGCTTTGCGGTACAATTACCGGTTGCAGCAAGTGCAGTAAACTCGGTTAGCGGCCAACAAGCCATCAGCAACTATATCAGCTTTGCAAGCAACGGTGTTGAAAACGGCCAAACCAAAGCAGTTATCGTTCCTTTTGACAACCACGAAGCATTACTAAGAAACCCTGACGGTGCATTCTTCATCAATACGCTGATGGATAAAAACAAAGTAACCGGCAGCACGGCTACTGTAAACGTGAAATTTGCTTCGCCGGTACCAGCTGCAAACTTACAAGTAGCTAACTTCAATCCGTTCCTCATCAGCAATATGCGCCGCGGTTACGAAATCCACTTACCTGGTTTCG contains the following coding sequences:
- a CDS encoding TfoX/Sxy family protein, yielding MFNSSTLTNIIREALSILPNIDEKRMFGGTCFMVDDKMCICVSKHHLLCRIGEERAVVELENDTCRQMIHGGRLMKDYVYVDFENLRDLKHLNRWIDLCLDYNPQAKASKKQSSI
- a CDS encoding LruC domain-containing protein, producing the protein MKHLFTCALLAGVVSFSACKKDASQPEETTTTPVAGTKIAPDGFNFSTTKNVTLNITLRAANNDALSGVVVSAYLPGSTESIFKGVTNKDGILQGVVTIPTSVSKLVIDPAYVGLMRNAQALVSTSNTVTALIGGKDGFGGDIQPQEIVVSPSTGTTALKGTTATGGPVFAYPSPYSGTSTATLNTTQYPRSLGRPVYLESTPDAIDASLLSYINASLPEGSQLPNTHPEYLTNSAVPNLKITATADVWITFVSEGAGYMNSLAYYTYPTNNPPTTVDDIDNATLIFPNASANGSGGGLKSGDKVKIGRFNAGTTIGFVLLQNAWTGSGVQTTATKFYSDYRLNPETNTSKKKHVVTLFDNVHKLFLMGFEDINRENGSDQDFNDLVVYATSNPVTAISQDGVPDIDKGGDEDGDGVLDELDAFPNDASKAYLSYYPSQTGYASIAFEDNWPKKGDFDLNDLVVNYRYTFVSNASNQVVEMTGEYTPLASGASFKNGFAVQLPVAASAVNSVSGQQAISNYISFASNGVENGQTKAVIVPFDNHEALLRNPDGAFFINTLMDKNKVTGSTATVNVKFASPVPAANLQVANFNPFLISNMRRGYEIHLPGFAPTDKATKTLFGTDDDTSVPASNKYYLSKENYPWAINFVGEYKYPIELQPVTQAYPRFADWALSGGVSFTDWYSNTGAGFRDNSKIYSK